One window of Anaerolineales bacterium genomic DNA carries:
- the glpK gene encoding glycerol kinase GlpK has translation MKFLLGIDQGTTQTTAVIVNENGEMVEKNSAQLPARFPQAGWVEQEPEDIVRTVKEACAPLLSKYEISAVGFDNQGETFVVWDTETGKALTPAIVWQDTRGQSVCDSLAPNVDLAWLRQTTGLLLDSYFSAPKLKWVFENNPEIRKRAHEGKLKFGTTETWVIWKLSGGKLHITDPSTASRTLLFDMNKFQWDEKLLQLFDVPKSMLPEVKPSAGYIGDVDFGNGNPLPLHALLVDQQAALFGQACFKAGEMKCSFGTGSFLLMNIGDKPKLSNNGLLTTVGWNFNGHTAYAFDGGIFVTGSAVQWLRDNLKFIPESAASHDSATNSKDMGVVVVPALQGLAAPHWRTDVQGAMFGLNRSTTSDDIVRATLDGIACRVYEVVTAMSQDSGTTPPHLKVDGGPAGNPYLMQMIADLLDLEVRVSASVEATAIGIANLAGVSSLGTSFEMLSESWKAEKIYTPTMKKEERKKKLEKWNKALEAVKVFHR, from the coding sequence ATGAAATTTCTTCTCGGCATCGATCAAGGCACCACACAGACCACCGCTGTTATCGTGAACGAAAACGGAGAAATGGTCGAAAAGAATTCGGCGCAGTTACCGGCCCGGTTCCCGCAGGCAGGCTGGGTCGAACAGGAGCCGGAGGACATCGTCCGTACTGTCAAAGAGGCCTGCGCTCCACTTCTCTCCAAGTATGAAATCTCAGCTGTTGGATTCGATAATCAGGGTGAGACTTTCGTTGTTTGGGATACGGAAACCGGAAAGGCTTTGACCCCCGCCATCGTCTGGCAGGATACGAGAGGTCAATCTGTCTGTGACTCGCTCGCCCCAAACGTGGATTTGGCTTGGTTGCGCCAAACGACCGGGCTGCTGTTGGACAGTTATTTCTCCGCCCCCAAACTCAAGTGGGTGTTCGAAAACAACCCGGAGATCCGCAAACGTGCGCATGAGGGCAAACTAAAGTTTGGCACCACGGAAACCTGGGTGATCTGGAAACTGAGCGGCGGAAAATTACACATAACCGATCCCTCCACCGCTTCGCGCACATTGTTGTTCGACATGAACAAATTCCAGTGGGATGAAAAATTACTGCAATTATTCGACGTTCCCAAAAGCATGCTGCCGGAAGTGAAGCCTTCCGCGGGTTACATTGGTGATGTGGATTTTGGGAACGGAAATCCTTTACCCCTGCATGCGTTATTGGTCGATCAGCAAGCCGCGTTGTTCGGGCAGGCTTGTTTCAAAGCGGGTGAAATGAAATGCTCGTTCGGGACAGGCAGTTTCCTTTTGATGAACATTGGCGACAAACCCAAACTCTCGAACAATGGCCTGCTTACAACTGTTGGCTGGAATTTCAACGGTCACACTGCATATGCTTTCGACGGCGGCATCTTCGTCACCGGCTCGGCCGTGCAATGGCTGAGGGATAATCTCAAGTTCATTCCGGAGTCAGCCGCCAGTCACGATTCCGCGACAAACTCAAAGGATATGGGAGTTGTCGTTGTTCCAGCCTTGCAGGGGCTTGCCGCTCCGCATTGGCGCACGGATGTGCAGGGTGCAATGTTTGGTTTGAACCGCAGTACGACTTCTGACGACATTGTCCGCGCCACATTGGACGGAATCGCCTGCCGCGTCTACGAAGTCGTCACCGCCATGTCGCAGGACAGCGGCACAACTCCTCCCCACCTCAAAGTGGACGGCGGTCCGGCTGGCAACCCCTACCTGATGCAAATGATCGCTGATCTATTGGATCTCGAAGTACGTGTGTCCGCTTCGGTGGAAGCGACAGCCATCGGCATTGCCAATCTTGCAGGCGTATCGTCATTGGGCACAAGTTTCGAGATGCTGTCTGAGAGTTGGAAGGCGGAAAAGATTTATACTCCAACGATGAAGAAGGAAGAAAGAAAAAAGAAACTGGAAAAATGGAACAAAGCGCTGGAGGCGGTGAAAGTATTTCACAGATAA
- a CDS encoding FAD-dependent oxidoreductase: MTTIYDIAIIGAGAVGCAIARELSRYDLKIALLESNPDVGMGTSKASTAIWHTGYDAKPGSLEARLLRRSYSLMKEYMPEANIAHEVLGGLLIAWNQVQFDALPKLLKQAHDNGVTDVRIIASEEICQREPHISPGALGGLFVPGEGILCTFSVPLAMAYQAVENGVALFLNFKVAGLDTTSGEHTELLDQQGNKIYSRFIVNAAGLFSDEIDAQYGKTRFRVVPRRGQLIVFDKMARDLINHVLLPVPTSVTKGVLISPTVYGNILLGPTAEDLDDKSATETTEEGLKFLLDKGEKILPQLLNEEVTATYAGLRAATEHSDYQIEMDASLRYLCLGGIRSTGISGAMGIAEYGVELLREAGLHLKQKKEFKTIKLPTIGQSFVRPHQDAEMVAKNPLYAEMVCHCERVSRGELIAAMNAPIPATTLDGLRRRTRASQGRCQGFNCHATLQVILSERSERRLSILPSETHRFAQSNMNVDVLIVGGGPAGLSAAIELKKQGVKNILVADREAEAGGMPRFCHHTGFGREDLWRMWQGPTYARYYRDLAEKMNVEVRTSTTILGWKNPATESTEKVLSFTSPNGIGEIKAQTVLLATGVRERPRAARLVPGKRPQGIYTTGSMQRFLYQEKLPVGKRAVIVGAELVSLSALMSLMGAKIECAMMVTEEPMHQIEFPYTVMKLALADIMSRTPIITNTRVSNIYGQERVEGIELTHKDGSKKIVECDSIIFTGNWIPEHELARTGGLQIDSRTNGPVIDGNFQSSVQGVFIAGNLLRGVETADRCALEGKWAAHGIARFLRTPRL, from the coding sequence ATGACAACCATCTACGACATCGCCATCATCGGCGCGGGGGCGGTGGGATGCGCCATTGCAAGAGAACTTTCACGCTATGACCTAAAGATCGCCCTATTAGAATCCAATCCCGATGTGGGCATGGGGACTTCCAAGGCCAGCACGGCGATTTGGCATACCGGTTATGATGCCAAGCCTGGCTCGCTCGAAGCCAGACTTCTGCGACGTAGTTACTCCTTGATGAAGGAGTACATGCCGGAAGCGAATATTGCGCATGAAGTCCTGGGCGGTCTGCTCATTGCATGGAATCAAGTACAATTCGACGCTCTTCCCAAACTGCTCAAGCAGGCACACGATAACGGGGTAACGGATGTTCGCATTATCGCCTCTGAAGAGATTTGTCAACGTGAGCCGCACATCAGCCCGGGCGCCCTGGGTGGATTGTTTGTTCCCGGCGAAGGAATTCTCTGCACGTTTTCCGTTCCGCTGGCGATGGCGTATCAGGCGGTGGAGAATGGCGTGGCGTTGTTCCTCAATTTCAAAGTCGCTGGCCTCGATACGACCAGTGGCGAACATACGGAACTACTCGACCAGCAGGGAAATAAAATATATTCGAGGTTTATCGTCAACGCGGCGGGACTGTTCTCGGATGAGATCGATGCCCAATATGGAAAGACCCGCTTCCGGGTCGTTCCGAGGCGCGGACAGTTGATCGTCTTCGACAAAATGGCAAGAGATTTGATTAATCATGTACTCCTGCCAGTTCCAACATCCGTCACAAAGGGTGTACTGATCAGCCCGACCGTTTATGGAAATATTCTGCTTGGACCGACCGCTGAGGATCTGGATGACAAATCGGCGACAGAGACGACAGAAGAAGGGCTGAAGTTCCTGCTTGATAAAGGGGAAAAAATCCTGCCGCAACTGCTGAACGAAGAAGTGACCGCCACTTACGCCGGTCTGCGCGCGGCGACAGAACACAGCGATTATCAGATCGAGATGGATGCATCGCTTCGTTACTTGTGTTTGGGCGGAATCCGTTCGACGGGTATTTCCGGCGCGATGGGCATCGCCGAATACGGCGTGGAGTTGCTCCGCGAAGCGGGTTTGCATCTAAAACAGAAAAAGGAATTCAAGACCATCAAACTTCCGACGATCGGACAGTCGTTCGTGCGCCCGCATCAAGACGCGGAAATGGTTGCGAAGAATCCGCTTTATGCCGAGATGGTCTGCCATTGTGAGCGGGTTTCGCGCGGCGAGTTGATCGCCGCCATGAATGCGCCGATCCCTGCCACGACGCTGGACGGCTTGCGCCGCAGGACGCGCGCTTCGCAGGGGCGCTGTCAGGGGTTCAATTGTCATGCGACTCTCCAGGTCATTCTCAGCGAACGGAGTGAGCGAAGACTCTCCATCTTACCCAGCGAGACTCATCGCTTCGCACAGAGTAACATGAATGTGGATGTCCTCATCGTCGGCGGTGGACCGGCGGGTCTATCCGCGGCAATCGAGTTGAAGAAGCAGGGAGTGAAAAATATTTTGGTGGCAGACCGCGAAGCGGAAGCAGGCGGGATGCCGCGCTTTTGCCATCACACCGGTTTTGGGCGTGAAGACTTGTGGCGCATGTGGCAGGGACCCACGTACGCAAGGTATTATCGTGACCTGGCTGAAAAGATGAATGTGGAAGTGCGAACATCCACAACGATTTTGGGATGGAAAAATCCTGCAACAGAGAGCACTGAGAAGGTATTGAGTTTTACATCGCCAAATGGAATTGGCGAAATTAAAGCGCAAACCGTTTTACTGGCGACCGGCGTGCGGGAACGTCCGCGTGCAGCGCGGTTGGTGCCGGGGAAGAGACCGCAAGGGATTTACACGACCGGTTCAATGCAAAGGTTTCTTTACCAGGAAAAATTGCCGGTTGGCAAACGCGCGGTCATCGTCGGCGCTGAATTGGTCAGCCTCTCGGCGTTGATGTCGCTCATGGGCGCAAAAATCGAATGTGCGATGATGGTGACGGAAGAACCCATGCATCAAATCGAATTTCCGTACACTGTAATGAAGTTGGCGCTGGCCGATATAATGTCCCGCACGCCGATCATAACGAATACCCGCGTATCGAATATTTACGGTCAAGAACGGGTCGAAGGCATCGAACTCACCCACAAAGACGGAAGCAAAAAAATTGTGGAATGCGACTCGATCATCTTTACCGGGAATTGGATTCCCGAACACGAACTGGCGCGCACGGGCGGTTTGCAGATCGACTCGCGCACGAACGGACCGGTGATCGACGGGAACTTCCAATCTTCGGTTCAAGGGGTTTTCATAGCTGGAAATCTCCTGCGCGGCGTGGAGACTGCCGATCGCTGCGCGCTGGAAGGGAAATGGGCAGCGCATGGAATTGCAAGATTCCTTCGGACCCCGCGTTTGTAA
- a CDS encoding NUDIX domain-containing protein has product MSDEQLDVVNDKDEVIGQASRSDVHRRGLQHRGVHVFLFDAQGEMLIQKRSADRASSPSLLDCSVSEHVKAGESYREAAMRGLKEEMGVEGIEINLLGKIQMEYGPNDNEISVIYEGKIQPGQVRFDPEEISEVRFMRLDEIRAGIDNAKETYCAWFVEIMNWYSGKPAKLKTLQGE; this is encoded by the coding sequence ATGTCTGACGAACAATTGGATGTTGTGAACGACAAGGATGAAGTAATTGGGCAGGCGTCGCGCTCGGATGTCCACCGGCGGGGATTGCAGCATCGCGGGGTGCATGTCTTCCTATTTGATGCCCAGGGCGAGATGCTGATCCAAAAACGAAGCGCGGACCGCGCTTCGTCCCCATCCCTGCTGGATTGCTCGGTGTCGGAACACGTCAAGGCGGGGGAAAGTTATCGGGAAGCGGCAATGCGCGGGTTGAAGGAAGAGATGGGCGTGGAGGGAATCGAGATCAACCTGCTGGGGAAGATCCAAATGGAATACGGACCGAACGATAATGAGATCAGCGTGATCTACGAAGGAAAAATACAGCCGGGGCAGGTGCGCTTCGATCCGGAGGAAATTTCCGAGGTCAGGTTCATGCGCCTGGATGAGATCCGGGCGGGAATCGATAACGCCAAGGAGACGTATTGTGCCTGGTTCGTCGAGATCATGAATTGGTATTCAGGGAAACCTGCAAAGTTGAAGACGCTGCAAGGGGAATAA
- a CDS encoding polymer-forming cytoskeletal protein, whose protein sequence is MKTIQRFLTVLMIIALFSLAATTPVLAFDGRSGDVIVIEANEVVNDDLYVGADQFTLDGTVKGDLIVFGNFITINGTVEGDLIAAGNTVLIEGTVQDDARIAGAALQLGANAVIGGDLVAAGASLETKQGSSVENDAVFAGAQGLLAGSISDDLQLAAGALELRGEIGGDVKAEVGEMNQGGPPPSMYISNTNVSIPTVNPGLKIAEGARIGGDFTYTQTKDITIPSGAVDGKVTRNEPVVDQRVVPTPPTPAEIAANWTFDLLRDIVTLALFGLLLAWLAPVFMKSLMGKLQAQPVPSFGWGIVAYAAFFFALFLIVVVTIILGVIFGALTLGGVSGTVIWLSLLSIFALIIGFVLFTGFGSQILVAWLGGRWILGRFNPALGEHKVWPLLLGVVIVGLLVNLPAVGWLIGFIIMFFGLGALWLWARERMAKPAAVAVQ, encoded by the coding sequence ATGAAAACCATTCAACGATTTTTGACAGTCCTTATGATAATTGCCCTGTTCTCGCTGGCGGCCACAACCCCGGTGCTGGCTTTCGACGGGCGCTCGGGTGATGTAATCGTGATCGAAGCCAATGAAGTCGTTAACGATGACCTCTACGTCGGAGCAGATCAATTCACCCTCGATGGAACCGTCAAGGGAGATCTAATCGTATTCGGCAACTTCATCACGATCAACGGCACTGTGGAGGGCGATCTGATCGCGGCGGGAAACACCGTCCTGATCGAGGGCACTGTGCAGGACGATGCGCGTATTGCCGGTGCGGCACTCCAACTTGGCGCCAACGCAGTGATCGGCGGGGACCTGGTCGCTGCGGGCGCAAGCCTCGAAACGAAGCAGGGCAGTTCGGTCGAGAATGATGCCGTGTTTGCCGGGGCGCAGGGATTGCTCGCCGGTTCGATCAGCGACGATCTGCAACTTGCCGCAGGCGCATTGGAACTACGCGGCGAGATCGGCGGCGATGTAAAAGCCGAGGTCGGCGAGATGAACCAGGGCGGTCCTCCCCCATCCATGTACATTTCGAACACGAACGTGTCCATCCCAACCGTCAACCCCGGTTTGAAGATCGCGGAAGGCGCCAGGATCGGCGGTGATTTCACCTATACTCAAACGAAGGATATCACCATCCCTTCGGGCGCCGTCGATGGAAAGGTCACCCGAAACGAACCTGTTGTTGACCAAAGAGTCGTCCCAACTCCGCCCACTCCGGCAGAGATCGCCGCAAACTGGACCTTCGACCTGCTCCGCGATATCGTGACTCTCGCTCTCTTCGGGTTGTTGCTCGCATGGCTTGCGCCTGTCTTCATGAAAAGCCTGATGGGCAAACTGCAAGCCCAGCCTGTTCCGAGTTTTGGCTGGGGCATCGTCGCCTACGCCGCTTTCTTCTTTGCGCTGTTCCTGATCGTGGTCGTGACCATCATCCTGGGAGTGATCTTCGGCGCATTGACCCTTGGCGGCGTTTCCGGGACGGTCATCTGGCTTAGCCTCCTGTCCATTTTTGCGCTGATCATCGGGTTCGTGCTGTTCACCGGCTTCGGTTCCCAGATCCTTGTGGCTTGGCTGGGCGGGCGCTGGATCCTCGGGCGCTTCAACCCCGCGCTGGGCGAACACAAAGTTTGGCCCCTGCTCCTTGGCGTGGTGATCGTCGGTTTGCTGGTCAACCTTCCGGCAGTAGGCTGGCTGATCGGGTTCATCATCATGTTCTTCGGCCTGGGCGCGCTCTGGCTCTGGGCTCGCGAACGGATGGCGAAGCCGGCCGCCGTGGCTGTACAATAA
- a CDS encoding TIGR03960 family B12-binding radical SAM protein: MLTPEQIETKLERILLKVERPGRYVGGELNSTVKDWDSAKTRVAFVFPDIYDIGVSNVGLKILYDQVNQREDALAERAYAPWLDMEALMREHGIPLYALESKRPLACFDLIGFTLPYETLYTNALNILDLAGIPIRSADRDDSHPIIIAGGHAATNPEPMHAFIDAFVVGEGEEAIHDIIDSLQKTKGKPREERLRSLLRISGLYLPRFYQTSYMDDGTVAVTEPIIPEAPKVINKRIVGKLPPPPTKFIVPNIDVVHNRVSVEIMRGCTRGCRFCQAGMITRPVRERSVEEVVEAAEAAVHATGFEELALMSLSSSDYTYIKDLVDAISKRFEGRKLTVSLPSLRIESVSVDLMEKLKQHRSGGFTLAPEAASERMRRIINKFIPDEDIIKTTNEIYSRGWTTIKLYFMIGHPSETLEDVQAIADLSKRVIAEGRKVAGWKVKLNVGVSTFVPKPQTPFQWVSCDTRDSILEKQALLKRELFKDKNIKLSWTKPDDTLVEAWLSRGDRRMAEVIYSAWKNGAKFDAWEEGRRFDTWIAAFQEHGLDPAFYTNRQRRTDEVFPWEHISAAVRKNFLFQDFRMSLEGEIRVDCRLNCFACGILPTFANLRRENPGEVWKCPEVKSPARKMEMELPLVGD, from the coding sequence ATGCTTACGCCAGAACAGATCGAGACAAAACTCGAACGAATCCTTTTAAAAGTTGAACGACCGGGTCGTTATGTAGGCGGAGAATTGAACTCGACGGTAAAGGATTGGGACTCGGCAAAAACCCGCGTCGCATTCGTCTTCCCCGATATCTATGACATCGGCGTTTCAAATGTCGGCTTGAAGATTCTTTACGACCAGGTCAACCAGCGGGAGGATGCGCTCGCCGAGCGCGCCTACGCTCCCTGGCTGGATATGGAAGCCCTGATGCGCGAACATGGGATTCCGCTTTACGCGCTCGAATCAAAACGCCCTCTGGCCTGTTTCGACCTCATCGGCTTTACCCTGCCCTACGAGACTCTTTACACCAACGCCCTCAACATCCTCGATCTTGCAGGCATTCCCATCCGTTCGGCGGATCGCGACGATTCGCATCCCATCATCATCGCGGGCGGACATGCCGCCACCAATCCCGAGCCGATGCATGCCTTCATCGATGCTTTCGTCGTCGGCGAAGGCGAGGAAGCCATCCACGACATCATCGACTCGCTGCAAAAGACAAAAGGAAAACCGCGCGAAGAACGCCTGCGCAGCCTGTTAAGGATTTCGGGCTTGTATCTGCCGCGCTTCTATCAAACCTCGTACATGGACGATGGAACGGTCGCTGTCACGGAACCGATCATCCCCGAAGCGCCGAAGGTGATAAACAAACGCATCGTGGGCAAACTGCCGCCGCCGCCCACAAAGTTCATCGTGCCGAACATCGATGTGGTGCATAACCGCGTCTCGGTCGAGATCATGCGCGGATGCACCCGCGGATGCAGATTCTGCCAGGCGGGTATGATTACGCGCCCGGTCCGCGAACGAAGCGTGGAAGAGGTGGTGGAAGCCGCCGAGGCGGCCGTCCACGCGACGGGATTCGAAGAACTGGCATTGATGTCGCTCTCCTCTTCCGATTACACATATATCAAAGATCTGGTGGATGCCATCAGCAAACGCTTTGAGGGAAGGAAACTTACCGTTTCGCTGCCCTCCCTGCGCATCGAGTCTGTTTCTGTGGACCTGATGGAGAAACTCAAACAGCACCGCTCCGGCGGTTTCACGCTTGCGCCCGAAGCCGCCAGCGAACGAATGCGCCGCATCATCAACAAGTTCATCCCTGATGAAGACATCATCAAGACCACGAACGAAATCTACAGCCGCGGCTGGACGACGATCAAGTTGTATTTCATGATCGGGCATCCGAGCGAGACGCTCGAAGACGTGCAGGCAATAGCGGATCTAAGTAAACGCGTCATCGCCGAAGGACGCAAGGTTGCGGGGTGGAAGGTGAAGTTGAATGTCGGCGTCAGCACTTTTGTTCCCAAGCCGCAAACTCCCTTCCAGTGGGTTTCTTGCGACACGCGCGACAGCATCCTTGAAAAACAAGCCCTGCTGAAACGCGAACTGTTCAAGGACAAGAACATCAAATTGAGCTGGACCAAGCCCGACGACACGCTCGTGGAAGCCTGGCTTTCGCGCGGCGACCGCCGCATGGCGGAAGTCATTTATTCCGCGTGGAAGAACGGCGCGAAGTTCGACGCCTGGGAGGAAGGACGCAGGTTCGATACATGGATCGCCGCCTTCCAGGAGCACGGGCTCGACCCCGCCTTTTATACCAACCGCCAGCGCCGAACGGATGAAGTGTTCCCCTGGGAGCATATCAGTGCGGCGGTGCGCAAGAACTTCCTCTTCCAGGATTTCCGCATGTCGCTCGAAGGTGAGATCCGCGTGGACTGCCGCCTGAATTGTTTCGCCTGCGGCATCCTGCCGACCTTTGCGAACCTGCGCCGCGAAAACCCGGGCGAAGTTTGGAAATGTCCGGAGGTAAAATCTCCCGCTCGAAAGATGGAAATGGAATTACCGCTGGTAGGCGATTGA
- a CDS encoding DUF2344 domain-containing protein: MRVRITFTKQGALRYIGHLDLHRLWERAMRRADLPLAYSQGFHPQPKISLAAALPLGFSSRGEVLDVRLNEEVSVEDISSRLKDNLPPDINVREIKSVDEWLPALQTQVLSAAYDVRLTEPIDGSELKRKVESVMMTESIIRERRGKSYDLRPLIEMMSVITQADGTAWLKMTLAAREGATGRPEEVLAALGIEPETARVERTRLIFKD, translated from the coding sequence ATGCGAGTCCGCATCACATTCACAAAGCAGGGGGCGCTGCGTTACATCGGTCATCTCGACCTGCACCGCTTGTGGGAACGCGCCATGCGCCGCGCCGACCTGCCCCTTGCTTATTCGCAGGGATTTCACCCCCAGCCGAAGATCAGTCTTGCCGCCGCCCTGCCGCTGGGATTCTCCTCGCGGGGCGAAGTGCTGGATGTACGCTTGAACGAAGAGGTCTCCGTCGAAGACATCAGCTCGCGTTTAAAGGATAATCTTCCGCCGGATATAAATGTTAGGGAGATCAAATCGGTGGACGAGTGGCTTCCCGCCTTGCAGACCCAGGTGCTATCGGCGGCGTACGACGTCCGTTTGACGGAACCCATCGACGGTTCCGAATTGAAGCGGAAAGTGGAGTCCGTCATGATGACAGAGTCCATCATCCGTGAGCGGCGCGGGAAGAGCTACGACCTGCGTCCGTTGATCGAAATGATGAGCGTCATCACCCAGGCGGACGGAACAGCGTGGCTGAAGATGACCCTGGCGGCGCGTGAGGGCGCGACAGGAAGACCGGAAGAAGTCTTGGCGGCGTTGGGAATCGAGCCGGAAACCGCGCGGGTGGAGCGCACACGCCTGATCTTCAAGGATTGA
- a CDS encoding PrsW family intramembrane metalloprotease, with product MAVLAAIPMAFIPAFFFSWFLYWLDRYEKEPRWLLLMTFFWGGFFAIIGTLIVATIFEIGFSFVLNDAVLEDIAGGSITAPIVEEFMKGLAVLLVFLIFRKEFDSILDGIIYGGIAGLGFAATENVFYFLGQYSDGGWAGMFTNFALRVGVFAWGHPFYTAFTGLGFAVARMNRNLLVKLAAPVVGYFLAVFAHAFHNTSLVFVTGLGSLALVVLLEWAGWLIFLGFIIWLIRHEQGLLKKHLKEEVSGGLISDAQYKTAVSFFQFGARMAALSGGAYKATSHFYQYLGELAHKKEQLEKFGDEKGNAAIITKLRGNIANLAPQAKT from the coding sequence ATGGCTGTGCTTGCCGCAATACCCATGGCTTTCATTCCCGCATTTTTCTTTTCGTGGTTCCTTTACTGGCTCGACCGGTATGAAAAGGAGCCGCGCTGGCTGTTGTTGATGACCTTCTTCTGGGGCGGTTTCTTCGCCATCATCGGCACGCTCATCGTGGCGACCATCTTCGAGATCGGCTTCAGCTTTGTGTTGAACGACGCGGTGCTCGAAGACATTGCGGGCGGTTCGATCACCGCGCCGATCGTGGAAGAGTTCATGAAGGGACTCGCGGTCCTGCTTGTCTTCCTGATCTTCCGCAAGGAGTTCGACTCGATCCTGGACGGCATCATCTACGGCGGAATCGCCGGGCTGGGATTCGCCGCCACCGAGAATGTGTTCTATTTCCTCGGTCAATACAGCGACGGCGGCTGGGCGGGCATGTTCACGAACTTTGCCCTGCGCGTGGGTGTGTTCGCATGGGGGCATCCTTTCTATACCGCATTCACCGGGCTGGGTTTTGCCGTGGCACGAATGAACCGCAACTTATTGGTCAAGCTCGCCGCGCCTGTCGTCGGTTATTTCCTGGCTGTGTTCGCGCACGCCTTCCATAACACCTCGCTTGTGTTCGTCACCGGTCTGGGAAGCCTTGCGCTGGTCGTCCTGCTCGAATGGGCGGGCTGGCTCATCTTCCTCGGCTTCATCATCTGGCTGATCCGGCACGAGCAGGGATTGTTGAAAAAACACTTGAAAGAGGAAGTGTCGGGCGGTTTGATCTCAGACGCGCAGTACAAGACCGCGGTCTCGTTCTTCCAGTTCGGCGCGCGCATGGCGGCGCTGAGCGGCGGCGCGTATAAAGCCACCAGTCATTTCTATCAATACCTCGGCGAACTGGCGCACAAGAAGGAACAACTCGAAAAATTCGGCGACGAAAAGGGGAACGCGGCCATCATCACAAAACTGCGCGGGAACATTGCGAACCTCGCGCCGCAGGCGAAGACATAA
- a CDS encoding SH3 domain-containing protein codes for MTRLRLISSIAFLLICAGCDSSPTTPSIPGPAFVTATLPPTLTPAFTAASPRPTLAPTIVPIPGVTTSEVNLREDTSTASRALGAIPAFSNVQIIGRDSSGLWYRILFNGNSGWVRADFVQAQNESAEIPILGAESESGSGVRGVITRGVNVRSGPGQDFELLGLLNQNDVVPIFGKDASGAWMKVAYPPAADGTGWVNAEFMQIENIDAIPALGDENQPARTSEADSAEAPAPMEIAQNDNDSADAPIAVFSLSPASARSIQFEGDVSTPQGDGEDWIAFSADHDRVVIQLSCDSGFVLLEFIQSDMAPLECGGTVAMETEPGKIYLLKISPVPTGDGIHADYKVRITVTID; via the coding sequence GTGACCCGACTCAGACTCATTTCGTCCATCGCGTTCCTGCTCATTTGCGCAGGCTGCGACTCATCGCCCACAACGCCTTCCATCCCAGGACCGGCATTTGTCACCGCGACCCTTCCTCCCACTCTCACACCTGCGTTCACTGCTGCTTCGCCGCGGCCGACCCTTGCGCCGACTATCGTTCCGATCCCCGGCGTGACGACAAGCGAGGTCAATTTGAGGGAGGATACCTCCACGGCAAGCCGGGCGCTCGGCGCAATTCCCGCCTTCTCAAACGTACAGATCATCGGCAGGGATTCCAGCGGTCTTTGGTATCGAATCCTATTCAATGGAAACTCTGGCTGGGTGCGCGCGGATTTCGTGCAGGCACAAAATGAATCGGCGGAGATTCCCATCTTGGGCGCAGAATCGGAATCCGGGTCCGGGGTGAGAGGCGTGATCACGCGCGGGGTCAACGTGCGCAGTGGACCGGGGCAGGATTTCGAGTTGCTGGGATTGTTGAATCAGAACGATGTGGTGCCCATCTTCGGAAAGGATGCATCGGGAGCGTGGATGAAGGTCGCGTATCCTCCCGCCGCGGATGGGACGGGCTGGGTCAATGCGGAATTCATGCAGATCGAGAACATCGATGCGATCCCCGCTCTCGGCGATGAAAATCAACCTGCTAGAACAAGCGAAGCAGATTCAGCCGAAGCGCCCGCCCCCATGGAGATCGCGCAAAACGATAACGACTCAGCCGACGCGCCCATCGCGGTCTTTTCGCTCTCGCCCGCTTCCGCGCGTTCGATCCAATTCGAGGGAGACGTTTCGACGCCGCAGGGCGATGGCGAAGACTGGATCGCCTTTTCGGCGGACCATGACAGGGTTGTCATTCAACTCTCATGTGATTCCGGCTTCGTTCTATTAGAATTCATTCAATCAGACATGGCGCCGCTTGAATGCGGCGGCACGGTTGCGATGGAGACCGAGCCGGGCAAAATATATCTCTTGAAAATATCGCCAGTTCCAACGGGGGATGGGATCCACGCGGACTATAAAGTTAGAATTACGGTCACCATCGACTGA